In the genome of Paenibacillus pabuli, one region contains:
- a CDS encoding M16 family metallopeptidase: protein MNIAVNVAPIQRRLSNGLYVSIFPEPHFHHTFVSWSVSYGSIHDAALPGRAHFLEHMMFYNPDEQPVKPMFHALGASTSALTRYDVTTYQMACTSQFEQSMELFIRMLATPHFTPIHIEKERAAIHQELSMYEDKPSWRALQQLTQMMYGHNHPITADVAGTPDSLYQMTPDELNMAYNDYYSTGNMAVAVAGPIEPEAVTEMLEQFPVREHGTAALHGVVPLDRRGGESGERYLELESGLSLPLVRFGFRAESGVRLKDQVACMIGIEALLGETSDFHAACTTSGLLGKGAAWDHYYRQEFAFSNACGYSTDPGSLLARIEEQCDRIQEGTLPLNNLENARMTWLSRYYADMDSLKQRCMHVSEHKVIGRDYMQIGTYVSEMTEEEIISGLRKVAAPANLRMVVLR from the coding sequence ATGAATATTGCTGTGAATGTCGCGCCCATTCAGCGGCGCTTGTCCAATGGCCTCTATGTCAGCATCTTCCCTGAGCCCCATTTCCATCATACCTTCGTTTCCTGGTCCGTGTCTTATGGATCGATTCATGATGCTGCACTGCCAGGAAGGGCTCATTTTCTGGAGCACATGATGTTCTACAATCCGGATGAGCAGCCCGTAAAACCAATGTTTCATGCTCTTGGGGCCTCAACTTCTGCATTGACACGTTATGATGTAACAACATATCAGATGGCCTGTACAAGCCAGTTTGAGCAAAGTATGGAGCTGTTCATCCGGATGCTGGCAACACCACATTTTACTCCGATACATATTGAAAAGGAACGAGCAGCCATCCATCAGGAACTGTCCATGTATGAAGATAAGCCATCCTGGCGAGCCTTGCAGCAGCTGACTCAGATGATGTATGGCCATAACCACCCCATAACAGCGGATGTTGCTGGTACACCGGACAGTTTGTATCAAATGACGCCGGATGAGCTGAATATGGCCTACAACGATTATTATTCTACAGGAAACATGGCGGTAGCTGTGGCTGGTCCTATTGAACCGGAGGCTGTTACCGAAATGCTGGAGCAATTTCCGGTGAGGGAGCATGGAACAGCTGCTCTTCATGGTGTGGTTCCATTAGACCGAAGGGGTGGAGAGTCCGGTGAACGATATCTGGAACTTGAGAGCGGATTGTCCCTGCCGCTTGTGAGATTCGGATTTCGGGCAGAGAGTGGGGTGCGGTTAAAAGATCAGGTTGCCTGTATGATCGGGATTGAAGCGCTTTTGGGTGAAACTTCCGATTTCCATGCAGCGTGTACCACATCGGGTCTTCTCGGCAAAGGAGCCGCATGGGACCATTATTATCGTCAGGAGTTTGCGTTTTCTAATGCTTGCGGTTATTCAACAGACCCAGGTTCATTACTTGCCCGGATTGAGGAGCAGTGTGATCGTATTCAGGAGGGTACCCTACCCCTGAACAATCTGGAGAATGCACGAATGACATGGCTAAGCCGGTATTATGCAGATATGGATTCGCTCAAACAGCGATGCATGCATGTATCAGAGCATAAAGTGATTGGACGGGACTACATGCAGATCGGTACGTATGTATCGGAAATGACAGAAGAGGAGATTATAAGTGGTTTGAGAAAAGTGGCAGCGCCTGCCAATTTGCGAATGGTTGTTTTGCGCTAG
- a CDS encoding 4'-phosphopantetheinyl transferase family protein encodes MPNAGKTEIHLWKQALPISEDQIQSAVTITQAALAPEEQQRMARIGKVSLLEAYGWMSSRLFLRSVLAQYMQLHAQDIQFNYGISGKPYVQGGPRFSLSHTRGLCVLAVTSSIAELGVDVEWMRPLLRQQAIIDRFLTVEEQGYILNGVRKGQEPSRLLWEMLTRKEAWIKASGQALCGQWRTLNTVDESLAKANQVEREKHPYMLCDLDVGTGYIAALSLEGKMKPSIRWMSLS; translated from the coding sequence ATGCCGAATGCCGGGAAAACGGAGATCCATCTCTGGAAGCAAGCTCTTCCTATAAGTGAGGATCAGATACAGTCAGCGGTGACGATCACTCAAGCTGCACTTGCTCCAGAAGAACAGCAGCGGATGGCCAGAATCGGGAAAGTTTCCCTGCTTGAGGCCTATGGCTGGATGTCGTCAAGGCTTTTCCTGCGAAGTGTGCTGGCACAATACATGCAGCTGCATGCACAGGATATTCAATTCAATTATGGCATCTCTGGAAAGCCATATGTTCAGGGCGGGCCCCGGTTCAGTCTATCGCATACGAGGGGTCTGTGTGTTCTGGCAGTCACGTCCAGTATCGCCGAGCTTGGCGTTGATGTTGAATGGATGCGTCCACTATTGCGGCAGCAAGCTATCATTGATCGATTTTTGACCGTGGAGGAGCAGGGTTATATTCTAAATGGCGTTCGGAAAGGGCAAGAGCCTTCCCGTCTGTTATGGGAGATGCTTACACGCAAGGAGGCTTGGATCAAAGCCTCAGGTCAAGCCCTGTGCGGACAATGGAGAACGCTCAATACGGTGGATGAGAGTTTGGCTAAGGCGAACCAGGTTGAGCGAGAGAAACACCCCTATATGCTTTGCGATTTAGATGTGGGTACAGGGTATATCGCCGCGTTAAGTTTGGAAGGAAAAATGAAACCGTCCATCCGGTGGATGTCATTGAGTTGA
- a CDS encoding M16 family metallopeptidase, whose translation MQSFITEQRHQLSVHVMPTRQYASRYIHLSIVNEQERIPAAVFMVIVRLLLHPWPGLLDKRQLRQHLWNLYADEPRCHFEYKGDAQLACVRLRTPGGVLPQPEARTKDALELLAELMLWPASEGGFDFDEMQVQEEIRWAEHHAGYDVSEWDMVVRGRCMEWLGYAERGRITELEKLRHCVREGELLRWYREVLRCPIHVHVIGDFEPDPMIALVLSTFRTLDEAVGGMNDKRATIVTGDQQSAGPREEGELMMELMDVQQCKINVAFATGVDYGASNYPALFLFHSLFGATPASRLQHGLRQQKQWVYQIYSTLDDYRGTLHVTTGTSSGYATEVLEAIDEEWLKLCDGDIHQQELHRAIQNVMHYVQVGYDLPEQVVTLHIDRLLNEVHMTTPQFLDAIAGVTSEQVAEVASGLKKAVTWILYPESEYSA comes from the coding sequence ATGCAGTCATTCATTACAGAGCAGCGCCATCAGCTGTCGGTTCATGTGATGCCAACACGCCAATATGCAAGCCGCTACATCCATCTCAGTATTGTTAACGAACAGGAGAGAATTCCTGCAGCAGTGTTTATGGTCATTGTTCGTCTGCTGCTTCATCCATGGCCAGGCTTGCTGGACAAAAGACAGCTGCGCCAGCATTTATGGAACCTTTATGCGGACGAGCCCAGATGCCATTTTGAGTACAAGGGGGATGCTCAGCTAGCGTGTGTCCGTTTGCGTACTCCCGGAGGTGTGCTACCCCAGCCAGAGGCGCGAACGAAGGATGCGCTGGAACTGCTTGCGGAGCTAATGCTGTGGCCAGCCTCCGAGGGTGGTTTTGATTTTGATGAGATGCAGGTACAGGAAGAGATCAGGTGGGCAGAGCATCACGCCGGTTACGATGTCTCTGAATGGGACATGGTAGTGCGGGGGCGTTGTATGGAATGGCTGGGATATGCTGAACGAGGCAGAATTACAGAGCTTGAGAAGCTTCGGCATTGTGTGCGCGAGGGTGAACTGCTGCGATGGTATAGAGAGGTGCTGCGTTGTCCAATCCATGTTCATGTTATCGGCGATTTCGAACCTGATCCCATGATAGCGCTTGTCCTGTCTACATTTCGGACATTGGATGAAGCTGTGGGAGGCATGAATGACAAGCGGGCCACGATTGTAACAGGAGACCAACAGTCTGCTGGGCCGCGGGAAGAAGGCGAATTGATGATGGAGCTAATGGATGTACAGCAATGCAAAATTAATGTGGCCTTTGCGACTGGAGTAGATTATGGGGCCTCGAACTATCCTGCCTTGTTTCTTTTTCATTCGCTGTTTGGCGCCACACCAGCTTCAAGGCTCCAGCATGGACTTCGTCAACAAAAACAATGGGTATACCAGATCTACAGCACACTGGATGATTACCGAGGAACTCTTCATGTGACAACGGGAACAAGCAGCGGATATGCAACAGAGGTTTTAGAAGCGATCGATGAGGAATGGTTGAAATTATGCGACGGAGACATCCATCAGCAGGAGCTGCACCGAGCGATTCAGAATGTGATGCATTATGTGCAGGTAGGCTACGATCTGCCTGAGCAGGTTGTCACCCTCCATATCGATCGACTGCTCAATGAGGTCCATATGACCACCCCGCAATTTCTGGATGCCATAGCGGGCGTGACTTCCGAGCAAGTGGCAGAGGTGGCTTCCGGATTAAAAAAAGCAGTAACTTGGATTTTATATCCTGAGAGCGAATATTCGGCATAG